Proteins encoded within one genomic window of Triticum aestivum cultivar Chinese Spring chromosome 2D, IWGSC CS RefSeq v2.1, whole genome shotgun sequence:
- the LOC123052624 gene encoding uncharacterized protein isoform X2: protein MKKIKTYYMCALAPLPVQGRWRCLPAPPVHCCRTATGLVEDIEPGRNTFCFFPTPFAVTLPRSALDRKIPNHHLISSKLKMEQRCTKKREAKQIVHAGKRTKCQISYFEFLIITRFKLPTIEPRLPLWSTNMLNSYVALNVLHGKSNEYSRLLDKIILQMKAQEFYRNIIWNSTPTLKTYVDDMHSSFLKIGTSSSNPNLQFKSAISKNTFKVPRTKQLLAIQSPPNCPMLHVPTIIDEDKRVTIDEIFQELVNDFPRSIIYIYIYISLIINQRLFLVVRHWAFLQKKSPRSDKLTCSPT, encoded by the exons atgaagaagatcaagaccTACTACATGTGTGCTCTAGCGCCGCTGCCGGTGCAGGGGAGATGGAGGTGCCTGCCGGCACCGCCGGTACACTGTTGCCGCACCGCTACTGGATTGGTGGAAGATATCGAGCCAG GCAGAAATACATTTtgcttcttccccactccattcgCTGTCACGCTCCCGAGATCTGCTCTTGACAGGAAAATCCCCAACCATCATTTGATCAGCTCCAAACTAAAG ATGGAACAACGATGTACAAAGAAAAGAGAAGCAAAGCAAATTGTACATGCAGGAAAAAGAACCAAG TGCCAGATATCCTACTTTGAGTTCCTCATAATAACTAGATTCAAGTTGCCAACCATTGAACCAAGACTCCCACTATGGTCAACAAACATGCTAAATTCATACGTGGCACTCAATGTGCTCCATGGCAAAAGCAATGAATATAGTAGACTACTG GATAAGATCATTCTTCAAATGAAAGCTCAAGAATTCTACAGAAATATCATTTGGAACTCAACACCTACCTTGAAGACCTATGTCGATGATATGCATTCTTCATTTCTGAAGATCGGGACGTCTTCCAGCAACCCAAATCTCCAATTCAAATCAGCTATTTCAAAAAACACATTCAAAGTTCCTAGGACTAAACAATTGTTGGCTATACAATCACCTCCAAATTGTCCAATGCTACATGTTCCAACAATCATTGATGAAGATAAACGAGTAACCATAGATGAAATTTTTCAAGAATTGGTCAATGATTTCCCTCGgtctatcatatatatatatatatatatttccctAATAATAAACCAGCGAttgtttctggtcgtccgtcattgggcttttttgcaaaaaaagtcCCCCCGTTCTGATAAATTGACCTGCAGTCCTACTTAA
- the LOC123052624 gene encoding formin-like protein 5 isoform X1, with translation MPARSRGAMPEARNHHGPGCSHTSGVPTRPTRATAHPSETKTEAPPRQQKAVRSRPAVAESPPPPTTSTSTAIHLCPKSDDHGPIESSHQHIRRSASPQRQNTTPPPPLAGTTAVPQPPPSPAGDPHGPDLVARTAATWSQEHSRPSCEEGRCGSSRKVPHPGTGAGQRAESSPARAGPDRACTIATQMHPTRAATAPPRAMADAPSRPLPPEGKPPPPPASERPDLARPVALLWQRDGREDQQLKQQWQGSSTSRAAAQRQHQARQQKQQYGQPSERRDGGTRPAQHAQADAARGIGNVLGARARQGGAQVAG, from the coding sequence ATGCCGGCAAGGAGCAGAGGAGCAATGCCCGAGGCCAGGAACCACCATGGTCCGGGCTGCAGCCATACATCAGGTGTGCCAACACGCCCCACGCGCGCCACCGCACATCCGTCGGAGACCAAAACCGAAGCGCCGCCACGCCAACAGAAAGCAGTGAGATCAAGACCGGCTGTAGCAGAATCGCCACCACCCCCCACCACCTCCACAAGCACCGCCATCCATCTCTGCCCTAAGTCGGACGACCATGGGCCGATCGAATCATCACATCAGCACATCCGCAGGTCAGCCTCGCCACAGCGCCAAAACACCACACCACCGCCACCACTTGCCGGAACGACCGCAGTCCCCCAACCACCACCCTCGCCGGCCGGAGACCCGCACGGTCCAGATCTGGTTGCCCGAACAGCCGCCACATGGAGCCAGGAGCACTCACGACCATCATGCGAGGAGGGGCGATGCGGGAGCAGCCGGAAGGTGCCGCACCCAGGCACGGGCGCCGGCCAACGAGCCGAGTCGTCACCCGCACGCGCTGGCCCAGATCGGGCCTGCACCATTGCCACGCAGATGCATCCCACCCGCGCAGCCACAGCTCCACCTcgcgccatggccgacgccccgagcCGCCCCCTCCCGCCAGAGGggaagccgccgccaccgcccgcctcCGAGCGGCCAGATCTAGCACGGCCCGTCGCCCTCCTCTGGCAACGAGATGGCCGCGAGGATCAGCAGTTAAAGCAGCAGTGGCAAGGCAGCAGCACAAGCAGAGCAGCGGCACAACGGCAGCATCAGGCGCGGCAGCAAAAGCAGCAGTATGGGCAGCCGAGCGAGCGGCGTGACGGGGGCACGCGGCCGGCGCAGCACGCCCAAGCGGACGCGGCCAGGGGAATAGGGAATGTCTTGGGCGCGCGGGCACGGCAGGGAGGAGCCCAAGTCGCGGGCTAG